The genome window ATCCAATCAAACGAAACCTTTCAGGCACATAAGGCTGATACAGCAAACGCTTCTCCCCCGATGGATATTCTGTTAGCAGGGACAGCCTCGGAAGAGGTGCAGTTACAGGAAGAACGGGTAGTTATAGAAACGGACCTAGTTCGGGTTGTCCTGAGCAATAAGGGCGGGGATGTGGTTTCTTATAAACTCAAGGAACATCGGGACCACGATGATTTTGTGGAAATGGTTCTGCCGGGAACGGGTGAGTCCCATGCCTTTACGCTAGCCTTTGGTGGTATTGACGCGGTTCCTCGAACGGAGTTTTTTCATATAAATCGCGTGTCAGACAAGATTGTAGAATTCTATCGCGATTATAAGATTCCCGTTTCTAACGGAGAAAAAGAAGGAGTTTTTCGTTTAACTAAGCGGTACGAATTTAAACCCCAGGAATACCTCTTTGAACTTTCCGTCACTATAGATGGGGGATATTCTATTCCCTCTCTTAACTTTAATGGCGCCGCCTATACGTTAGAATTTGGTCCCCAAATAGGTCCCCGTTTTGAAAAGCTTACCCAGAATTATGAGTACCGGAATTATTATGTTTACACCAATGGGAAGCGTAAACAAGAAAAGGTAAATAATAAGAGCCCCACAATTGTAAATGAGCGAATTTCCTGGGCTGCCATAGCAGGAAAATATTTTACGTTTATTGCCATTCCTGATGCTACGCCGTATACCTATGCATTTTCTGCGGTTCCTGTGGCGGGTATGCCGGAAACGTCTCGGTTTTATATTGTACGGCCCGCTCTGAATGGTTCCCGTACTACCGATGTCTATCGATTTTATTTAGGGCCAAAAACTCAAAATGCTCTGGCCCGATATGATCAATCAGATAAAAATAGTTTTAAGTTACGGGATATGAACCTTACCGCCGTAGCTGATACCAGTGGTATTTTGGGGCCCCTTGAGGTAGTTTTGAAGTGGTTTTTACTGTTGTTCTATCGAATTATACCAAATTATGGGGTGGCCATTATTTTCCTCACCATTTTGGTAAAGCTGATATTATTCCCCCTTACCAAAAAGAGTTCCGAATCTACCCTTAGGATGCAAGAGCTGGCCCCAAAAATAAAGGAAATACAAGAAAAATATAAAGATAATCCCAACAAAATGAATCTGGAAATGGCCGAGTTCTACAAAAAAGAAGGGTACAATCCCCTTTCCGGCTGTTTACCCATGTTGCTTCAAATACCGATTTTCTTTGCCATGTACAATCTTTTTAATAACCATTTTGATCTGCGGGGGGCTATGTTTATCCCTGGATGGATCCCCGATCTTTCCCGGCCCGAATCGGTATACAGTTTTGCACCTTACCGAATTCCGCTGTTGAACTGGAGTGATATCCGGTTATTGCCGTTCATTTATCTTGTGTCTCAACTTTTGTATGGAAAGGTTACCCAGACACCGGACCAGCAGTCTAATGCCCAGATGAAAATGATGTTGTATCTGATGCCTATTATGTTCTTCTTTATCCTCTATGAGGTTCCTTCGGGGCTTCTTATTTACTGGATCATGTCTAACCTGTTAACCTTGGTCCAGCAACTGGCTTTGAACAAGTATTTGGCGGCGTACCGGGAACGAATTCGGGCTGCTGTAAAAGAGCCGGTTATAGCACCCCGTCGGAAAAAGAAATAGGATCAGCTGATTTTTACGAGCAATCTTTCTCGCGAGGAGACGCGTATGGTATATGAATTTGAAGGTCGAACCGAAAAAGAGGCGATTGATCGGGCGGCCGCTGAATTAGGACTTGAACGGGACAAGTTCGATGTGGAGATTCTGGAAACCCAGAAGTCGGGTCTTTTTAAGAAGGGGTATGTTCGTATTCGGGTGCATACCAACGAACCAGCCCCGAAGAAGACTGCTCCAGTGGGTAAACCTGTGTACGGTAATCCTGAACCGCAGAATGAGTTTGAACAGCAGCTGGTTACCTTTATCAGTACCCTTATTGAAAAAATGGGCTATCCCGGTAAAGTCATAATACTGTTCAGAGAGGAGCAAAAGATAGGGATAAAGATTGATTCTGAATTTTCTTCCATCCTTATTGGTAAAAAAGGAAAGAATCTGGATGCGATTCAACTGCTGGCAAATATTTACACCAATAAGCTGGGATATGATTCTATGAAGATCATAATTGATGCGGAAAATTATCGCATCCGTCGGGAAGAATCCCTGGTTCGGCTAGCCTATTCTGTAGCTGATAAGGTCCGTGAGACCAAGGGTTCGATTCTTCTTGAACCAATGAATCCCTTTGAGCGGCGCCTGATCCATACCACGTTAAATGATATTGCCGATGTAGAAACCAAAAGTGAAGGAGAGGGTTTATATAAACAGGTGCGGGTTTTCTACAAGGGTGCCCGATAGCACAGTAAGCCAGAGAGTAAGGGAATAGTAGAAGGATCCATACAGTTGAAAAAGCCTTCAAAAATAAACAACGATAGGAATGTAAGCATATTTCTGTAATATGCCTTCAAGGTTTACAGGTAAAAAAAGGGGCTGTTCCCGAAAGGGGCAGCCTTTTTAATTTGAATGAGAGGTTGCCATGAAAAGAAATGTGATTTGTGTTGTTTTATTATTTTTGACTGTTTCTTTTAAAGGTTTTAGTAAAACAAGCGGCGAGTTCCTGGGTAAAGAACTGTATGAAAAGATTAGTTCTCAAGGAAAAATAACCTCTGTTCAAACCAAAAAAATGGATCGATTTTTTAATACCCAGGATGAAAAGCTTACTCCTTTGATTCAATCCATGTTCGAAG of Treponema sp. J25 contains these proteins:
- the yidC gene encoding membrane protein insertase YidC, which codes for MSEEKRVLLAVSLSVVVITVSMMLQVYLAPPPSSPQDSAAQTSGIQSPDAIQSNETFQAHKADTANASPPMDILLAGTASEEVQLQEERVVIETDLVRVVLSNKGGDVVSYKLKEHRDHDDFVEMVLPGTGESHAFTLAFGGIDAVPRTEFFHINRVSDKIVEFYRDYKIPVSNGEKEGVFRLTKRYEFKPQEYLFELSVTIDGGYSIPSLNFNGAAYTLEFGPQIGPRFEKLTQNYEYRNYYVYTNGKRKQEKVNNKSPTIVNERISWAAIAGKYFTFIAIPDATPYTYAFSAVPVAGMPETSRFYIVRPALNGSRTTDVYRFYLGPKTQNALARYDQSDKNSFKLRDMNLTAVADTSGILGPLEVVLKWFLLLFYRIIPNYGVAIIFLTILVKLILFPLTKKSSESTLRMQELAPKIKEIQEKYKDNPNKMNLEMAEFYKKEGYNPLSGCLPMLLQIPIFFAMYNLFNNHFDLRGAMFIPGWIPDLSRPESVYSFAPYRIPLLNWSDIRLLPFIYLVSQLLYGKVTQTPDQQSNAQMKMMLYLMPIMFFFILYEVPSGLLIYWIMSNLLTLVQQLALNKYLAAYRERIRAAVKEPVIAPRRKKK
- the jag gene encoding RNA-binding cell elongation regulator Jag/EloR, which encodes MVYEFEGRTEKEAIDRAAAELGLERDKFDVEILETQKSGLFKKGYVRIRVHTNEPAPKKTAPVGKPVYGNPEPQNEFEQQLVTFISTLIEKMGYPGKVIILFREEQKIGIKIDSEFSSILIGKKGKNLDAIQLLANIYTNKLGYDSMKIIIDAENYRIRREESLVRLAYSVADKVRETKGSILLEPMNPFERRLIHTTLNDIADVETKSEGEGLYKQVRVFYKGAR